The following coding sequences are from one Kosakonia sp. H02 window:
- a CDS encoding cation:proton antiporter, giving the protein MSYLMWMAATGGLLLLMSLSYGWISRVPIPVFGLYLIVGIICGPWEMGILNIDIAAHAHLTSRITEIAMAASLFITGLKIRLPLTSPYWKMGIKLALPAMLLTIGGIMVAAHYLINLSWPLSLALGAILAPTDPVLASLVAINDARDDDQLRIALSSEAGLNDGTALPFLMLALIWYQADGAPTSEELLKWFSVDLVWALVGGLLIGFFLGRVVGIIATRSRHAQGEVAPSDFIALALICLSFSLAIAVSASGFLAAFAAGIGLRSAEVSVQKRHADPEDDHDLPAEMQVNPHMRHALEEQNPIKSVGLVIGDALSFGDTVERLLAALLVIVLGVTLSQHWDAHALVLAFIVFVVIRPLSVLIVTLRDGSSWFHRVSLGWLGIRGIGSLNYIAYAYVHGLQGADANIVADIAITIVTLSVLLHGISVTPLLTVRRKKKQRSQNK; this is encoded by the coding sequence ATTTGATGTGGATGGCGGCCACGGGTGGCCTGTTACTGTTGATGTCCTTGTCGTATGGCTGGATTAGCCGGGTACCGATTCCCGTTTTCGGGCTCTATTTAATCGTCGGTATTATCTGCGGCCCCTGGGAGATGGGCATCCTGAACATTGATATTGCGGCGCATGCGCACCTGACCAGCCGCATTACCGAAATCGCCATGGCGGCCTCGCTGTTTATCACCGGGCTGAAAATTCGCCTGCCGCTCACCTCTCCTTACTGGAAGATGGGCATCAAGCTGGCGCTGCCCGCTATGCTGTTGACCATTGGCGGGATTATGGTCGCCGCGCATTATCTTATTAATCTCTCATGGCCGTTATCGCTGGCGCTGGGCGCTATTTTGGCACCAACCGATCCGGTGCTGGCAAGCCTGGTGGCTATCAATGACGCACGGGATGACGATCAGCTACGCATCGCGTTGTCCAGCGAGGCGGGCCTCAATGACGGCACGGCGTTACCTTTTTTGATGCTGGCGCTTATCTGGTATCAGGCCGACGGTGCGCCAACATCTGAAGAACTCTTGAAATGGTTTAGCGTCGATTTGGTGTGGGCCCTGGTCGGCGGGCTGTTAATCGGTTTCTTTCTGGGCAGGGTGGTGGGTATTATCGCCACCCGCTCACGCCATGCGCAGGGAGAAGTTGCGCCCAGTGATTTCATCGCCCTTGCGCTGATTTGCCTGAGCTTTTCCCTGGCGATAGCGGTGAGTGCTTCCGGCTTTCTCGCCGCGTTTGCGGCCGGCATTGGCTTACGCAGCGCGGAGGTGAGCGTGCAGAAACGTCATGCCGACCCGGAAGATGACCATGATTTGCCGGCAGAGATGCAGGTTAATCCGCATATGCGCCACGCGCTGGAGGAGCAAAATCCGATTAAATCCGTGGGGTTGGTAATCGGGGATGCGCTCTCCTTTGGTGATACTGTGGAGCGTCTGCTGGCGGCGCTGCTGGTGATTGTGCTGGGGGTGACGCTTTCGCAGCACTGGGATGCGCACGCGCTGGTGCTGGCATTCATCGTTTTTGTCGTGATCAGGCCGCTATCGGTATTGATTGTCACCCTGCGCGACGGCAGTTCGTGGTTTCATCGCGTCAGCCTGGGCTGGCTGGGTATTCGCGGCATTGGCAGCCTTAATTATATTGCTTATGCCTATGTTCACGGCTTGCAGGGCGCAGATGCCAATATTGTGGCGGATATCGCTATCACCATTGTGACCCTGAGCGTGCTGCTGCACGGTATCTCCGTAACGCCGCTGCTGACCGTACGGCGGAAGAAAAAACAGCGTTCGCAAAACAAATAA
- a CDS encoding carbohydrate porin yields the protein MPCLAQAADAFSADSPWMFGDWGGTRSELKDQGVDFQLGYTLEAASNLAGGYNTSTTARYSDQQAFGVTLDLEKLLNWQDAEFQMTITNRDGQNVSDQVADPRTGMLSSTQEVYGRGQTWRLTQFWLRKGFFDDVLDVKAGRVTVGEDFDNFDSKFQNLAFGSGQAGNWRGDHWYNWPVSQWGGRVRINFTPEVFMQVGFYNQNPYNYDRGDGFRMEFNPTEGNLVPVELGWQPQLGADKLPGNYRIGYYYSSTHDDVYGSWRNGSYGDTAHSYGGYILAQQQLTAQGGSSDRGITLTVQAVMNDHKTSKTDNYQSVALTWKGPFDARPQDEIGVAAGRVHVNSSYTNMLENENRLNGQTDYNSLAYLPIQDGSEYNYEIYYNVQATNWLQIRPNLQYISAPGAVDKVDDAFVGGISANVEF from the coding sequence ATGCCGTGCCTTGCACAGGCTGCCGACGCCTTCAGTGCCGACTCACCGTGGATGTTCGGCGACTGGGGCGGTACCCGCTCCGAACTGAAAGATCAGGGCGTCGATTTTCAGCTTGGCTACACGCTGGAAGCGGCCTCCAATCTGGCGGGCGGTTATAACACATCAACCACTGCCCGCTATAGCGATCAGCAGGCATTCGGCGTCACGCTCGATCTCGAAAAACTGCTTAACTGGCAGGATGCCGAGTTCCAGATGACCATTACCAACCGTGACGGGCAAAACGTTTCCGATCAGGTAGCGGATCCGCGAACCGGTATGCTCTCTTCCACGCAGGAAGTCTACGGCCGCGGCCAAACCTGGCGTCTGACCCAGTTCTGGCTGCGCAAAGGCTTTTTTGACGATGTGCTGGATGTCAAAGCGGGTCGCGTCACCGTTGGCGAAGATTTCGATAACTTCGACAGCAAGTTTCAGAACCTGGCGTTCGGCAGTGGTCAGGCGGGCAACTGGCGCGGCGATCACTGGTATAACTGGCCAGTCTCCCAGTGGGGCGGACGCGTGCGTATCAACTTTACGCCTGAGGTCTTTATGCAGGTGGGTTTCTATAACCAGAACCCATACAACTACGATCGCGGGGATGGCTTCCGCATGGAATTCAACCCGACGGAAGGCAACCTGGTGCCAGTCGAACTGGGCTGGCAACCGCAGCTTGGCGCGGACAAATTGCCGGGTAATTACCGCATCGGCTATTACTACTCCTCAACGCACGATGATGTCTATGGCTCATGGCGCAACGGCAGTTACGGTGACACCGCCCACTCTTATGGCGGCTACATTCTTGCGCAGCAGCAGTTGACCGCGCAGGGCGGTTCCAGCGATCGCGGTATCACGCTGACCGTTCAGGCGGTGATGAACGATCATAAGACCTCCAAAACCGATAACTATCAATCCGTTGCATTGACCTGGAAAGGGCCGTTTGACGCGCGCCCGCAGGATGAAATTGGCGTTGCCGCTGGCCGTGTTCATGTGAATTCGTCCTATACCAACATGCTGGAAAACGAGAACCGCCTCAACGGCCAGACCGACTATAACAGCCTGGCGTATCTGCCGATTCAGGATGGCTCAGAGTACAACTACGAAATCTATTACAATGTCCAGGCGACAAATTGGTTGCAGATTCGTCCTAATCTGCAATATATCTCTGCACCGGGTGCAGTAGATAAAGTGGATGATGCGTTTGTTGGCGGCATTAGCGCAAACGTCGAGTTCTAA
- a CDS encoding helix-turn-helix domain-containing protein — translation MRDFISDLLFWLEKNLEQPLSIEIIEKRAGYSRWHLQRIFREVTGIPMATYIRRRRLCKAATALKISSDSILNIALRYRFNTQQSFNRRFKDHFGMAPGIWRSEETWDFSKLAPPIKMTKPDSPAPKLREMEPCEIAVKTYERMLSLEALDNPDTMTALELTTLSAFINDTPLSEDKLFIFTNYFHVKHPGEFGVTYEFSTGNCHSVFKPNGNKLIIKKIKKGKYLSFHWQGTLSDHSRFVENIYHYALPQTSHCRRHESDINIISTHGATNIDNETILSGEYLIPVI, via the coding sequence ATGCGTGATTTTATATCCGACCTCCTTTTTTGGCTCGAAAAAAATTTAGAGCAACCCCTCTCTATTGAAATCATTGAAAAAAGAGCGGGCTATAGCCGCTGGCATTTACAACGTATTTTTCGCGAGGTGACGGGTATACCGATGGCAACGTATATTAGACGACGCCGCTTATGTAAAGCCGCCACCGCGCTGAAAATATCCAGCGATTCAATATTAAATATTGCGCTTCGCTACCGATTTAACACCCAGCAGAGCTTTAATCGGCGTTTTAAAGATCATTTCGGCATGGCTCCTGGTATCTGGCGTAGTGAAGAGACCTGGGACTTCTCCAAACTGGCTCCGCCAATAAAAATGACGAAACCTGACTCACCTGCCCCCAAACTACGGGAAATGGAGCCCTGCGAGATTGCAGTAAAGACTTACGAACGCATGTTGTCCCTTGAAGCACTGGATAATCCGGACACGATGACGGCGCTTGAGTTAACGACGTTAAGCGCCTTTATCAATGACACCCCTTTAAGTGAGGATAAGCTATTTATCTTCACTAATTATTTCCATGTGAAACATCCTGGCGAATTTGGTGTTACCTACGAATTTTCCACCGGCAATTGTCATAGCGTCTTTAAACCCAACGGCAATAAATTAATCATCAAGAAAATTAAAAAAGGAAAATACTTATCTTTTCATTGGCAGGGCACACTGTCGGATCACAGCCGCTTTGTGGAAAACATTTATCATTACGCATTACCGCAAACGTCCCATTGCCGCAGACATGAAAGCGACATTAATATTATCAGTACCCACGGCGCGACCAACATTGATAACGAGACCATACTCAGCGGTGAGTATCTTATTCCAGTGATTTGA
- a CDS encoding transporter, producing the protein MPIIKPIYHFLLLAVAVSLGMVCLYIDVNVFHNGLSELSVTEIVQEAILFAIAMIWLTLARRQKEYRERNILTAGFFTAMLFRELDAFFDLIAHGSWVWFSLLAAASAIACAMKNRRHVPGQVMDYTAHTTYGMMSAGLICILVFSRLFGLHIFWQDVMQGEYIRIVKNIVEEETELFGYILCLTSSVLYLLENKARS; encoded by the coding sequence ATGCCAATTATTAAACCCATTTACCATTTCCTCCTGTTAGCCGTTGCCGTTTCGTTAGGCATGGTATGTCTCTATATTGACGTCAACGTATTTCACAATGGCTTATCTGAATTATCTGTGACTGAAATTGTCCAGGAAGCAATATTATTTGCCATCGCCATGATTTGGCTGACGCTTGCGCGCAGGCAGAAGGAATATCGTGAGCGTAATATACTGACAGCCGGTTTTTTCACCGCTATGTTGTTCCGCGAACTCGACGCGTTTTTTGACCTTATTGCCCACGGTAGCTGGGTTTGGTTTTCATTATTAGCAGCCGCTAGCGCTATCGCCTGCGCAATGAAAAATAGAAGGCACGTACCGGGGCAAGTCATGGATTACACAGCACATACGACTTACGGCATGATGAGCGCCGGGTTAATCTGCATCCTGGTATTTTCCCGTTTATTTGGCCTGCATATTTTCTGGCAGGATGTGATGCAAGGGGAATATATCCGCATCGTGAAAAATATAGTCGAAGAAGAAACTGAATTATTTGGCTATATTCTCTGTTTGACTTCATCGGTGTTGTATCTGTTAGAGAATAAAGCCAGGTCGTAA
- the mutS gene encoding DNA mismatch repair protein MutS — translation MSTIENFDAHTPMMQQYLKLKAQHPDILLFYRMGDFYELFYDDAKRASQLMDISLTKRGASAGEPIPMAGVPHHAVENYLAKLVSLGESVAICEQIGDPATSKGPVERKVVRIVTPGTISDEALLQERQDNLLAAIWQDSKGFGYATLDISSGRFRVSEPADRDTMAAELQRTNPAELLYAEDFAETSLIEGRRGLRRRPLWEFEIDTARQQLNLQFGTRDLVGFGVENAPRGLCAAGCLLQYVKDTQRTALPHIRSITMERQQDTIIMDAATRRNLEITQNLAGGIENTLASVLDCTVTPMGSRMLKRWLHMPVRDTNVLTERQQTISALQDSAAELQPVLRQVGDLERILARLALRTARPRDLARMRYAFQQLPELRRQLADVDCAPVQTLREKMGEFSELRELLERAIIDAPPVLVRDGGVIAPGYNAELDEWRGLADGATDYLDRLEIRERERLGLDTLKVGYNAVHGYFIQISRGQSHLAPIHYVRRQTLKNAERYIIPELKEYEDKVLTSKGKALALEKQLYDELFDLLMPHLADLQQSASALAELDVLVNLAERAYTLNYCCPTFSDKPGIRISEGRHPVVEQVLKEPFIANPLNLSPQRRMLIITGPNMGGKSTYMRQTALIALLAYIGSYVPAQKVEIGPIDRIFTRVGAADDLASGRSTFMVEMTETANILHNATENSLVLMDEIGRGTSTYDGLSLAWACAENLANKIKALTLFATHYFELTQLPEKMEGVANVHLDALEHGDTIAFMHSVQDGAASKSYGLAVAALAGVPKEVIKRARGKLRELESLSPSAAGTQIDGTQMSLLVPAEETSPAVEALENLDPDTLTPRQALEWIYRLKNLV, via the coding sequence ATGAGTACTATCGAGAATTTCGACGCGCATACCCCAATGATGCAGCAGTACCTGAAGCTGAAAGCGCAGCATCCGGACATTCTGCTGTTCTACCGTATGGGCGACTTCTACGAGCTGTTTTACGACGACGCCAAACGCGCGTCACAGCTGATGGACATTTCGCTGACCAAACGCGGCGCGTCTGCGGGTGAACCCATTCCGATGGCGGGCGTGCCGCATCACGCGGTGGAAAACTATCTGGCGAAGCTGGTAAGCCTGGGTGAATCGGTCGCTATTTGCGAGCAGATTGGCGATCCCGCCACCAGCAAAGGGCCGGTGGAACGTAAAGTTGTGCGTATCGTGACGCCGGGTACCATCAGTGATGAAGCGTTATTGCAGGAGCGCCAGGATAACCTGCTGGCGGCTATCTGGCAGGACAGTAAAGGCTTTGGTTACGCGACACTCGATATCAGCTCTGGCCGTTTTCGCGTCAGCGAACCGGCGGATCGCGACACGATGGCCGCCGAATTACAACGCACCAACCCTGCCGAACTGCTGTATGCAGAAGATTTTGCCGAGACCTCGCTGATCGAAGGCCGTCGCGGTCTGCGCCGCCGCCCGCTGTGGGAGTTCGAAATCGACACCGCACGTCAGCAATTGAATCTACAGTTTGGTACGCGCGATCTGGTGGGTTTTGGCGTCGAAAATGCGCCGCGCGGCCTGTGCGCCGCAGGTTGTCTGCTGCAATATGTCAAAGATACGCAGCGCACCGCCCTGCCGCACATCCGCTCAATCACCATGGAACGCCAGCAGGACACCATCATTATGGATGCCGCTACGCGCCGTAACCTGGAGATCACCCAGAACCTGGCGGGCGGCATTGAGAACACGCTGGCGTCTGTACTCGACTGTACCGTCACGCCAATGGGCAGCCGCATGCTTAAACGCTGGCTCCATATGCCGGTGCGCGATACCAACGTGCTTACCGAACGCCAGCAAACCATTAGCGCGTTACAGGACAGCGCGGCGGAGCTGCAACCGGTGTTGCGCCAGGTGGGCGATCTGGAGCGTATTCTGGCGCGCCTGGCACTGCGTACCGCCCGCCCGCGTGATTTGGCGCGTATGCGGTACGCTTTTCAGCAATTACCGGAACTGCGCCGTCAGTTAGCGGACGTGGACTGCGCGCCGGTGCAGACGCTGCGTGAAAAAATGGGCGAGTTCAGCGAACTGCGCGAACTGCTGGAGCGCGCCATTATCGATGCGCCGCCGGTACTGGTGCGCGATGGCGGCGTCATTGCCCCCGGTTATAATGCGGAACTTGACGAGTGGCGCGGGCTGGCAGACGGAGCGACCGATTATCTCGATCGACTGGAGATCCGCGAGCGCGAGCGCCTCGGGCTGGATACGCTGAAAGTCGGCTATAACGCTGTACATGGCTATTTCATCCAGATCAGCCGCGGTCAGAGCCATCTTGCTCCGATTCACTATGTCCGTCGCCAGACGCTGAAAAATGCCGAACGCTACATCATCCCTGAACTGAAAGAGTACGAAGACAAGGTTCTGACTTCCAAAGGCAAAGCGCTGGCGCTGGAAAAACAGCTTTATGACGAACTGTTCGACCTGCTGATGCCGCACCTGGCTGACCTGCAACAGAGCGCCTCGGCGCTGGCTGAACTGGATGTTCTGGTGAATCTGGCGGAACGCGCGTACACCCTCAACTACTGCTGCCCGACCTTTAGTGACAAACCGGGTATTCGCATTAGTGAAGGGCGTCATCCGGTAGTTGAGCAGGTGCTGAAAGAGCCGTTTATCGCCAACCCGCTTAATTTGTCGCCGCAGCGCCGGATGCTGATCATCACCGGGCCGAATATGGGCGGTAAAAGTACCTATATGCGCCAGACCGCGCTGATTGCGCTGCTGGCCTATATCGGCAGCTATGTGCCGGCACAGAAAGTGGAGATCGGGCCAATCGACCGTATTTTCACCCGCGTCGGCGCGGCGGACGATCTGGCGAGCGGGCGTTCAACCTTTATGGTTGAGATGACTGAAACCGCCAATATTTTGCATAACGCCACGGAAAACAGCCTGGTGTTGATGGACGAGATTGGGCGCGGTACATCGACCTATGATGGCTTGTCGCTGGCCTGGGCCTGCGCGGAAAACTTGGCTAATAAAATCAAAGCGTTGACGCTGTTTGCTACCCACTACTTTGAGCTGACGCAACTGCCAGAGAAAATGGAAGGCGTGGCGAATGTGCATCTCGACGCGCTGGAGCATGGCGATACTATTGCCTTTATGCACAGCGTGCAGGATGGCGCAGCGAGCAAAAGTTATGGTCTGGCGGTTGCCGCACTGGCGGGTGTGCCAAAAGAGGTGATTAAACGGGCGCGCGGGAAATTGCGCGAGCTGGAAAGTTTGTCGCCCAGCGCAGCGGGAACGCAGATCGACGGCACGCAGATGTCCCTGCTCGTTCCGGCAGAAGAGACCAGCCCGGCGGTCGAAGCGCTGGAGAATCTGGACCCCGATACCCTGACGCCGCGCCAGGCGCTGGAGTGGATTTACCGGTTGAAGAACCTGGTGTAA
- the rpoS gene encoding RNA polymerase sigma factor RpoS: MSQNTLKVHDLNEDAEFDENGTETFDEKVLVEEEPSDNDLAEEELLSQGATQRVLDATQLYLGEIGYSPLLTAEEEVYFARRALRGDVASRRRMIESNLRLVVKIARRYSNRGLALLDLIEEGNLGLIRAVEKFDPERGFRFSTYATWWIRQTIERAIMNQTRTIRLPIHIVKELNVYLRTARELSHKLDHEPSAEEIAEQLDKPVDDVSRMLRLNERITSVDTPLGGDSEKALLDILADEKDNGPEDTTQDDDMKQSIVKWLFELNAKQREVLARRFGLLGYEAATLEDVGREIGLTRERVRQIQVEGLRRLREILQTQGLNIEALFRE, from the coding sequence ATGAGTCAGAATACGCTGAAAGTTCATGATCTAAATGAAGACGCGGAATTTGATGAGAACGGAACAGAGACTTTTGACGAAAAAGTCTTAGTAGAAGAGGAACCCAGTGATAACGACCTGGCTGAAGAAGAGCTGTTATCGCAGGGAGCCACCCAGCGTGTTTTAGACGCGACTCAGCTTTATCTTGGGGAAATTGGGTACTCCCCGCTTTTGACGGCCGAAGAAGAAGTTTACTTTGCACGCCGTGCACTTCGTGGTGACGTAGCCTCCCGCCGACGCATGATTGAAAGTAACCTGCGTCTGGTGGTGAAGATTGCCCGTCGTTACAGCAATCGCGGTCTGGCACTGCTGGATCTGATTGAAGAGGGCAACCTGGGGTTGATCCGTGCGGTTGAGAAGTTTGACCCTGAACGTGGGTTCCGTTTCTCAACTTATGCAACCTGGTGGATTCGTCAGACCATCGAGCGGGCTATCATGAACCAAACCCGCACCATTCGTCTGCCGATTCACATTGTTAAAGAACTGAACGTGTATCTGCGTACCGCGCGTGAGTTGTCCCATAAACTGGACCACGAACCGAGTGCGGAAGAGATTGCCGAACAGTTAGATAAACCTGTTGATGATGTCAGCCGTATGCTGCGTCTCAACGAGCGCATTACCTCAGTCGATACACCGCTGGGCGGTGATTCTGAAAAAGCGCTGCTGGATATCCTGGCCGATGAGAAAGACAACGGTCCGGAAGACACCACGCAAGATGATGATATGAAACAAAGCATCGTCAAATGGCTGTTCGAACTGAACGCCAAACAGCGTGAAGTGCTGGCACGTCGTTTCGGTCTGCTGGGTTATGAAGCTGCGACACTCGAAGATGTAGGCCGCGAAATTGGTCTCACCCGCGAACGTGTTCGTCAGATTCAGGTTGAAGGTCTGCGTCGTTTGCGCGAAATCCTGCAAACACAAGGGCTGAATATCGAAGCGCTGTTCCGCGAATAA
- the nlpD gene encoding murein hydrolase activator NlpD, translating to MVSLWLAGCSNSTNTPAPVSSVGGSSSSSGGSDSGMLITPPPKLGTASQQPQIQPVQPQAVQPTQVQPVQQQPVQTVNGHIVYNRQYGNIAKGSYTGGSTYTVKRGDTLFYIAWITGNDFRDLAQRNNVAAPYALNVGQTLQVGNASGTPITGGNAITQADASAQGIVSKTAQNSTAVVASKPTITYSEDSGEQPANKMLPNNKPAAPVTAPVTAPAVSATEPTVSSTTTSSPIATWRWPTEGKVIDNFSATEGGNKGVDISGSKGQAIVATADGRVVYAGNALRGYGNLIIIKHNDDYLSAYAHNDTMLVREQQEVKAGQKIATMGSTGTSSTRLHFEIRYKGKSVNPLRYLPQR from the coding sequence CTGGTTTCGCTTTGGCTGGCAGGGTGTTCAAATTCCACTAATACTCCAGCACCGGTTAGCTCCGTTGGCGGCAGCTCAAGTTCCAGCGGCGGCAGCGATTCCGGTATGCTCATCACGCCACCACCAAAACTGGGCACAGCATCACAACAACCACAAATTCAGCCGGTACAGCCGCAGGCCGTCCAACCGACGCAGGTTCAACCGGTGCAGCAACAGCCCGTGCAAACGGTGAATGGACATATCGTTTATAACCGCCAGTACGGCAACATTGCCAAAGGCAGCTACACGGGTGGCAGCACGTACACCGTCAAGCGCGGCGATACCCTGTTTTATATTGCGTGGATCACCGGGAACGATTTCCGCGATCTGGCGCAGCGTAATAACGTTGCCGCGCCGTATGCGCTGAACGTTGGGCAGACCTTGCAGGTCGGAAATGCATCCGGTACACCTATCACAGGCGGCAATGCAATAACTCAGGCTGATGCATCCGCACAAGGAATAGTCTCAAAAACTGCGCAAAATTCAACCGCAGTGGTTGCTTCAAAACCGACAATTACGTATTCTGAGGATTCAGGTGAACAACCTGCTAACAAAATGTTGCCGAACAACAAGCCTGCGGCCCCGGTCACAGCGCCTGTCACGGCACCTGCTGTTAGCGCAACCGAACCGACTGTCAGCAGTACAACAACCAGCTCGCCGATTGCTACATGGCGCTGGCCAACTGAAGGCAAAGTTATCGATAACTTCTCTGCCACCGAAGGTGGTAACAAGGGGGTCGATATCTCAGGCAGTAAAGGACAGGCTATCGTCGCGACCGCAGATGGGCGCGTTGTATATGCCGGTAACGCACTGCGCGGTTACGGTAATCTCATCATCATTAAACACAACGATGATTACCTGAGTGCCTACGCCCATAACGACACGATGCTGGTCCGGGAACAACAAGAAGTTAAGGCGGGGCAAAAAATAGCTACCATGGGTAGCACCGGCACCAGTTCTACACGCTTGCATTTTGAAATTCGTTACAAGGGGAAATCCGTAAACCCGCTGCGCTATTTGCCGCAGCGATAA
- a CDS encoding protein-L-isoaspartate(D-aspartate) O-methyltransferase, whose protein sequence is MVSKRVQDLLNQLRAQGIKNEQVLEALSLVPREKFVDEAFEHKAWDNVALPIGQGQTISQPYMVARMTELLELTPESRVLEIGTGSGYQTAILAHLVHHVCSVERIKGLQWQARRRLKQLDLHNVSTRHGDGWLGWQARAPFDAIIVTAAPPEIPAALMSQLDDGGILVLPVGDELQQLKRVRRRGSEFIIDTVEAVRFVPLVRGELA, encoded by the coding sequence ATGGTAAGCAAACGCGTACAGGATCTTCTCAATCAATTACGTGCGCAGGGCATCAAAAACGAACAGGTGCTCGAAGCGCTGTCGCTTGTGCCGCGTGAGAAATTCGTTGACGAGGCGTTTGAACATAAAGCGTGGGATAACGTCGCGCTGCCTATTGGTCAGGGGCAAACTATTTCCCAGCCGTATATGGTGGCGCGCATGACCGAGTTGCTCGAACTGACACCCGAGTCCCGCGTGCTGGAGATTGGCACCGGTTCGGGCTATCAGACGGCGATTCTGGCGCATCTGGTACATCATGTCTGTTCTGTTGAACGTATCAAAGGGTTGCAATGGCAGGCACGTCGCCGCCTGAAGCAGCTCGATCTGCACAATGTTTCTACTCGTCATGGTGATGGCTGGCTGGGGTGGCAGGCGCGCGCCCCATTTGACGCTATTATTGTGACTGCCGCTCCGCCGGAAATTCCGGCTGCACTGATGTCGCAACTGGACGACGGCGGCATTCTCGTTTTGCCCGTGGGCGATGAACTCCAGCAGTTGAAACGGGTTCGTCGGCGGGGAAGCGAATTCATTATCGATACCGTAGAAGCTGTACGCTTTGTTCCGCTGGTGCGTGGTGAGTTGGCCTGA
- the surE gene encoding 5'/3'-nucleotidase SurE codes for MRILLSNDDGIHAPGIQTLARALREFADVQVVAPDRNRSGASNSLTLESSLRTFTFDNGDIAVQMGTPTDCVYLGVNALMRPRPDVVVSGINAGPNLGDDVIYSGTVAAAMEGRHLGFPALAVSLNGYTHYETAAAVTCSILRALSREPLRTGRILNINVPDLPLDEIKGIRVTRCGSRHPADQVIPQQDPRGNTLYWIGPPGEKFDAGPDTDFAAVDEGYVSVTPLHVDLTAYSAHDVVSGWLERAGVNTQW; via the coding sequence ATGCGAATATTGCTGAGTAACGATGACGGGATCCACGCGCCGGGTATCCAGACGCTGGCCCGTGCTCTCCGGGAGTTTGCCGACGTTCAGGTCGTCGCTCCCGATCGTAACCGCAGCGGTGCGTCCAATTCGCTGACGCTTGAATCTTCGCTTCGTACGTTTACTTTCGACAACGGTGATATCGCCGTGCAAATGGGTACGCCGACGGACTGCGTCTATCTCGGCGTCAACGCCTTAATGCGTCCGCGCCCGGATGTGGTCGTTTCCGGTATCAACGCCGGGCCGAACCTCGGCGATGATGTTATCTACTCCGGCACCGTTGCCGCTGCCATGGAAGGGCGTCATCTCGGTTTTCCGGCGCTGGCGGTTTCCCTTAATGGCTATACCCATTACGAAACTGCGGCGGCGGTCACCTGTTCCATTCTGCGAGCGTTAAGCCGCGAACCGCTGCGAACCGGGCGTATTTTGAATATTAACGTGCCGGATCTGCCGCTTGATGAGATCAAAGGGATTCGCGTGACGCGCTGCGGTAGCCGCCATCCGGCAGACCAGGTTATTCCGCAGCAGGATCCGCGCGGCAATACACTTTACTGGATTGGCCCGCCGGGTGAAAAATTCGATGCCGGGCCGGATACGGACTTCGCCGCCGTCGACGAAGGCTACGTTTCCGTGACGCCGCTGCATGTGGATTTAACCGCCTACAGCGCGCATGATGTGGTGTCTGGTTGGCTGGAGCGCGCCGGGGTGAATACGCAATGGTAA